GTCGCTGGAGCTGGCGTCCATCATCGGCATGCTCGGCTTCGGCCTGCTGGGTGCCGCCGCATCGACGGTGGTCCGCGCCCCGCGCACCCGGACGCGGAGGTCGCGGCTCGGCGACAACCTGACGCAGCTGGTGGTGAGCGGCACGACGGCCGCGTTCGCGACGTACCTGGCCGTCAAGGGCAGCCTGGCCGTGGTGTCGACGGACGGCGCCGAGCCCAACCCCTACGTGCTGCTGCTCACCTGCTTCGTCGCGTCGGTCTATTGGGAAGACGCGTGGGAGCGCGTCCGCAGCGCCGTCCGGCGCGGCCGGGAGGATGACGACGACGATGCCAGCTCCGATGAGGACGTCGATCGGCCCAAGGTAGCGCTCCCGAACATCGCGGTGGTGGGCGCGCGGGCGGAAGCGAACGAGCCTGAGCAGCAGCCGGATCGAACGCCCCAGCTGGCCTGAGCGCTTCAGGAAGTTCCACGACGCACGACGGCCGGGGGATCGCTCCCCCGGCCGTCGTCATTTCTCCGCTGTTCTCCGCGACCTCCGCGCCTCCGCGTGAGAACCTTCGATCCGTCAGGCGGACGTGCAGTCGTACGGGTCGGTCGCGGTGGTGCTCGCGGGAGAGGTGCCGTCGCGGCGCGTGCCCACCTTGGTCTCGAGCGCGATCCCCGTGTAGTACTTCTTGAGGATCTGGTCGTACGTGTGGCCCGCGCGCGCCATGCCGACGGCGCCCGTCTGCGCCAGACCCGCGCCGTGGCCGTTGCCGCCGCCGTACGCACGGTATCCGGTGAGCGCGCCCGACGAGTTGGTCACCCGCTCGATCACGAAGAGCGTGCTCGGAAGCATGGTGGGAACGCCGGTGCTGCTGATGTACGGCATCGCGGAGCGGATGGCGGTTCCCGTCTCGGTGAAGGTGCCCTGGTCCGTCACGAATTCGATCTGCGTCACGCGCCCGCTGGTGCTGGAGCGCGCCAGGATGTTGATGGCGTTCACGTTACCGACGGGCTTGTTGGCGAAGTCGCCCACCACGCAGCTCATCTGCGCCATCGTCCAGGTGTAGTTCCACCGGTGGTAGCTGTGGAAGCCGCCGTACGCCCCGGTCCACGTGGGGGTGCGCAGGTCGGTGAGCAGCGCGCTGACCGACGGCAGCTCCTGGCCGGGCGGCGCGTCCCACACCGTGCGCAAGTAGGGCGACGAGGTGGCGAACACGTCTTCGACGTTGCTCGTCTTGCCGCCGCTGGTGGCGTAGAACAGGGCGCTGATCATGGCGCCGTTGTACGTGGCCACGATGCCCGCCGTGGCGTTCACGGCGGCGGTGCTGATGGAGTGCTCCGCGGCCGAGCCGCCGTACACCTGGTCCTGCACGGTGGCCAGCACGTCGTAGCCGTTGTTCCAGTGCTTGCCCAGGCTGGAATGCGCGTAGGTACGAGCCGCCACCGCCTGCGCCTTCTGCGCCTCCGCCTCAGGATACACGCTGGGCCCCAGTTCGCGCGGGACCACGCCGTACAGGTATTCCTCCATCCCCACCTCGTTGATGCCCGCCAGCGTCCCCGCGGCGTTCTGCATCACCTCCGCGATGCCGCGGTACTGCGCCGTGCCGATGATCACCCGCGCGGTAGACGCCACGGTGATGCGCGGCTGGGCGCGCGAGCTGGCGGCCGTCCCCGTGCTCTTGGTGGTCACGTAGCGCGGCTCGTAGACCGTGGTGTTCACCGTCTTCCACAGCGCCGACGTGGTCGCCAGGCCGGCGTCGATCACGTTCTGCTTGTAGATGCGCTCCGCGGTTGTGTCCATGGGCAGCGGCCGCTCGCCGATGTACACGCGCCAGCAGCTGGCCGTGGAAACGTATTCCCACGCGGAGGGAAAGCCCGCCTTGACCCCCGCGGCCACCCGCTGGTCGCGGTCCGCGGCGGTCGTGGTGCACACCACCTGCAGGCGGCGGTTGTTGGTCGCCACCCCCACCGACTGGTTCCACGTCACCGTCACCATCTCGCTCGCCAGCCCCGACACCAGGTAGGCGTTCGTCCCCTTCTCGCGGACGTCGTACGCCACCGTCGCACCGATCTTCACCGACGTGGCGGCGGGGATGATGCCCACGCGGATCTTTCCTGCATACGGCTCCAGCGTGTTCCGCGACACGCCCGCCGGCGCGGCGATGTCGGACTGGGTGGGCAGGCTGTCCGCGCACCCCGCCGCGGCCGAAAGAAGGGCCAGCAGGGCAAAGCGGAACTGTCGTGCGTGCATGTGCACCTCGGGGTGGGTGGATGGGGACCGCGGCGAACCTCAGGACTCGGGAACGCTGCGGCGCAAAGGTAGCGCACGGCACGCCAGGGGGCGCATCGGTCCCGGGGATGATCTCGCTCGGAGCTGTATCATACAGGTTCCGCAGAAAACATGCACCTCCCGCCACGGCGTGAACGTTCGCCCGGGCTGCTGGACCGTGGGAGCAGAGCTTGCCCTGTTTCGGCGGACATGGATCACCGGCAACCCTGTCGTGGGATGGCATGCGTGCGAAGAACCTGTTCATCGCGGCCGCACTCCCGGCGTTCGCCGCCGTGGCGGGCACCTGCTACGTCGTGCAGCCGATGGGGGGAGGGCGGCCGATGAGCGCGGCCCCGGCGGTCTCGGCCGAGCGGCTGGAAGCCCACGTGCGGGCGCTCTCGGAAGAGTTCGTTCCGCGCGACTACACGCATCCCCAGAACCTGAACCGCGCCGCGGCGTACATCCGCGACGAGCTGGAGCGCGCAGGGGGACGGGTGTCGGTGCAGGACTTCGACGTGCGCGGAACCACGTACCGCAACGTGGTGGCGTCGTTCGGGCCGGACGAGGGCGAGCGGATCGTGGTGGGAGCCCACTACGACGCGGCGGGCACCTACCCCGCCGCGGACGACAACGCCAGCGGCGTGGCGGGGCTCATCGAGCTGGCCCGCCTGCTGAACGCGGAATCGCTGAAAACGCGGGTGGACCTCGTCGCGTTTTCGCTCGAAGAGCCGCCGTTCTTCCGCATGGCCCACATGGGAAGCGCCGTGCACGCCAGGTCGCTGCGCGCTCAGGGGGCAAAGGTGCGGCTGATGATGTCGCTGGAGATGATCGGCTGCTTCAGCGACGCGGACGGAAGCCAGCAGTTTCCGCTCGCCGTCCTCAAGGCGTTCTATCCCTCGCGCGGCAACTTCATCACCGTGGTCGGAAAGCTCGGGCAGGCCTCCGCCGTGCGCCGGGTGAAGCGGGCGATGCGGAAGGCGTCGCCGCTGCCTGTGCACTCCATCAACGCACCCCGGTGGGTTCCCGGCGTGGACTTTTCCGATCACGCCAGCTACTGGGACGAGGGCTACCCAGCGGTGATGATCACGGATACCGCGTTCTATCGAAATCCCCACTACCATACCGCACGCGACACCGCCGACACCCTGGACTACGCGCGGATGGCCATGGTGGTACAGGGCATCCACGCCGCCGTCCTGCGCCTGTCGTGATCCCGTGCGATGCCGACGCTGTCATCCCGAGGAGCGGCCACGCCGGACCTGCCCGTACACGGCAGCTTGCAGCGACCGAGGGATCCGCCACACAGCCGGCGTTGCGCGCCGAAACCGCAGCCCCCTCACAGCCCTGCAGTCGAAGCCGCACGAACTGGTCGAAGCGCCGTCGTATTCCCTCTCCCCTGCGAAGCGGGGGAGGAGGGCCGGCGGGCGAGGCTCCTGCAGCATGCGCAGGCACCGATTTGAAACGCCGGATCCTCAGCCGTATCACGCCGTCACAGCCCGGCGCGTCTAATCGTTTTCGGGACGGGTTCTCTATGCTCGCCTAAACCTGAAGTGAAACCCATGAAACGCACCGCGATCGTGCTGCTGGCGTTGGCGGCGGGACTGGCTGGCTGCGGCTGGGTTACTGGGCCAAACATGAACCGCACGGAAGAAGGCTTCTCCGCCATCGCGGGACGCAGCGCGCTGATCCTGCGCAACGAATCGCCACATCCCGTTCACTACGTGGCGCTAGAGGAGGAGACGAGCCACCGGGTAGACCTGAATCCCAACCCCGCCGAGTGGCGCAGCGTGCAGCCGGGAGCCGAGGTGAGCATCGCGTACGCCGAACTCGACGGATATCACCCCGGCGCGGACTGGGCGGTGGTGCACTGGTGGTCGCAGGGGGCGTCGGGACGTCTGCGGGTCGCGCTCCGTTGATCATCGCACGACGGGCCCGGCTCGCGATC
The sequence above is a segment of the Longimicrobium sp. genome. Coding sequences within it:
- a CDS encoding SpoIID/LytB domain-containing protein: MHARQFRFALLALLSAAAGCADSLPTQSDIAAPAGVSRNTLEPYAGKIRVGIIPAATSVKIGATVAYDVREKGTNAYLVSGLASEMVTVTWNQSVGVATNNRRLQVVCTTTAADRDQRVAAGVKAGFPSAWEYVSTASCWRVYIGERPLPMDTTAERIYKQNVIDAGLATTSALWKTVNTTVYEPRYVTTKSTGTAASSRAQPRITVASTARVIIGTAQYRGIAEVMQNAAGTLAGINEVGMEEYLYGVVPRELGPSVYPEAEAQKAQAVAARTYAHSSLGKHWNNGYDVLATVQDQVYGGSAAEHSISTAAVNATAGIVATYNGAMISALFYATSGGKTSNVEDVFATSSPYLRTVWDAPPGQELPSVSALLTDLRTPTWTGAYGGFHSYHRWNYTWTMAQMSCVVGDFANKPVGNVNAINILARSSTSGRVTQIEFVTDQGTFTETGTAIRSAMPYISSTGVPTMLPSTLFVIERVTNSSGALTGYRAYGGGNGHGAGLAQTGAVGMARAGHTYDQILKKYYTGIALETKVGTRRDGTSPASTTATDPYDCTSA
- a CDS encoding M28 family peptidase; the encoded protein is MRAKNLFIAAALPAFAAVAGTCYVVQPMGGGRPMSAAPAVSAERLEAHVRALSEEFVPRDYTHPQNLNRAAAYIRDELERAGGRVSVQDFDVRGTTYRNVVASFGPDEGERIVVGAHYDAAGTYPAADDNASGVAGLIELARLLNAESLKTRVDLVAFSLEEPPFFRMAHMGSAVHARSLRAQGAKVRLMMSLEMIGCFSDADGSQQFPLAVLKAFYPSRGNFITVVGKLGQASAVRRVKRAMRKASPLPVHSINAPRWVPGVDFSDHASYWDEGYPAVMITDTAFYRNPHYHTARDTADTLDYARMAMVVQGIHAAVLRLS